The Sediminispirochaeta smaragdinae DSM 11293 genome has a segment encoding these proteins:
- a CDS encoding sugar ABC transporter permease, with amino-acid sequence MEKPDSVLLLVREQIERNLKQYMMVLILGGIWLIFTILTGGLFFTARNYTNLLQQTAYTAIAAMGVVLVIVAGHIDLSIGSVVGLAGAVAAYLQVYHGMPTFIAILAALLVGALIGAWQGYWISYRNIPAFIVTLAGMTLFRGILIYITQGQTISPIWDSFSAIGQGYLPKINNACRIHDSTLYLTVVVVFLYNILQVSFYLRKQRNLLITLPGALQFIKQLLVSIAIIFFSGFLILYRGIPYSIILVFFVALLYSFIATKTPFGRYVYAIGGNREAARYSGINIRKVNFSIFVSMGILASLSGVVFTARLSSAAASTGQGFELDVIASAIIGGANPLGGEGTIIGALLGALIMSSINNGMSLMNMSADIQMICKGLVLLIAVWFDLSTKNRK; translated from the coding sequence ATGGAAAAGCCTGATTCGGTCCTTCTTCTTGTTCGAGAGCAGATCGAACGAAATTTGAAGCAATATATGATGGTGTTGATACTCGGAGGAATCTGGTTGATTTTTACTATCCTAACCGGAGGCCTCTTTTTCACTGCCAGAAACTATACAAATCTGCTCCAGCAGACGGCCTATACTGCCATAGCAGCTATGGGAGTTGTTTTGGTCATTGTCGCAGGGCATATCGATCTCTCCATCGGGTCCGTTGTAGGCCTTGCGGGTGCTGTGGCCGCATATTTGCAAGTGTACCATGGTATGCCTACCTTCATAGCTATTTTGGCTGCTCTCCTGGTCGGTGCCCTTATCGGAGCCTGGCAGGGATATTGGATTTCATATCGGAATATCCCTGCCTTTATTGTTACCCTTGCCGGAATGACGTTGTTCCGTGGTATTCTCATCTATATAACCCAGGGACAGACAATTTCTCCAATTTGGGATAGTTTTAGCGCCATTGGACAGGGATACCTTCCCAAGATAAATAACGCTTGTAGGATACATGATTCAACCCTTTATCTAACAGTTGTTGTCGTGTTCCTTTACAACATACTCCAAGTTTCTTTTTATCTTCGCAAGCAACGTAATCTTCTTATTACCCTTCCAGGTGCACTACAGTTTATCAAACAGTTGCTGGTAAGCATCGCAATTATTTTCTTTTCAGGTTTTCTTATCTTGTATCGTGGCATACCATATTCTATTATTTTAGTTTTTTTTGTGGCGCTCCTTTATTCTTTCATAGCAACGAAGACACCATTCGGGAGATATGTTTATGCCATCGGTGGAAACCGTGAGGCCGCTCGATATTCCGGAATTAATATACGCAAAGTAAACTTTTCTATTTTTGTAAGTATGGGAATATTGGCTAGTCTCTCAGGGGTTGTGTTTACCGCTCGGCTGAGCTCTGCCGCAGCAAGCACCGGCCAAGGCTTTGAACTTGATGTTATTGCCTCTGCGATAATAGGGGGAGCAAATCCCCTTGGGGGCGAAGGTACGATTATCGGTGCGTTGCTCGGTGCCTTAATAATGTCTAGTATCAATAATGGAATGAGCTTGATGAATATGTCTGCAGATATACAGATGATCTGTAAAGGACTCGTCTTGCTTATTGCTGTTTGGTTTGATCTTTCTACAAAGAATAGAAAATAG
- a CDS encoding DUF362 domain-containing protein yields MEKAKVYFTDFRTIAFGDGLPTKLKKLLKRAGIGQIDMDGKFAAIKMHFGELGNISYLRPNYAKAVVDLVKELGGKPFLTDCNTMYPGSRKNAIEHLECAWENGFTPLTVGCPVLIGDGLKGTDDIAVPVSGGEYVKEARIGRTIMDADVFISLTHFKGHEMTGFGGTIKNIGMGCGSRAGKTDQHSSGKPHIDQALCRGCRRCERECANNGLEFDAAAKKMHVNQEHCVGCGRCLGACNFDAIVFSGDNAVELLNRRMAEYTKAVLDGRPNFHISLVVDVSPNCDCHGENDAPILPNLGMFASFDPLALDQACADACLKAEPLPGSQLSENIAKPGFVDHHDHFINSTPESEWRTCLAHAEKIGLGTRDYELVIMK; encoded by the coding sequence ATGGAAAAAGCAAAGGTCTATTTTACGGATTTTCGCACGATAGCTTTCGGAGACGGACTTCCCACCAAACTGAAAAAGTTACTAAAACGAGCCGGTATCGGCCAAATCGATATGGATGGCAAGTTTGCAGCCATTAAGATGCATTTCGGAGAGCTGGGAAATATCAGCTACCTCCGCCCCAATTATGCTAAAGCCGTGGTCGACCTCGTGAAGGAGCTTGGCGGTAAGCCCTTTTTGACAGACTGTAACACTATGTACCCCGGTAGTCGAAAAAATGCGATAGAGCATTTGGAATGTGCATGGGAAAACGGATTTACACCTCTGACCGTGGGCTGTCCTGTCCTGATAGGAGACGGGTTAAAAGGGACCGACGATATCGCAGTGCCTGTGTCCGGAGGGGAATATGTAAAAGAAGCCCGAATTGGACGAACCATTATGGACGCCGATGTGTTTATCAGTCTGACCCATTTTAAGGGGCATGAGATGACGGGCTTCGGCGGTACCATCAAAAACATCGGCATGGGCTGCGGCTCCCGTGCAGGAAAAACCGATCAGCACAGCAGTGGTAAGCCACACATCGACCAGGCTCTTTGCCGTGGCTGCCGCAGATGCGAACGGGAGTGCGCCAACAACGGTCTGGAGTTTGATGCGGCCGCAAAAAAGATGCATGTTAATCAGGAACATTGTGTTGGCTGCGGACGCTGTCTGGGTGCATGTAATTTTGATGCCATTGTTTTCAGTGGCGATAATGCCGTTGAACTGTTGAACCGCCGCATGGCCGAATATACAAAGGCAGTGCTTGATGGTCGGCCTAACTTTCACATTTCTTTGGTAGTGGATGTCTCGCCCAACTGTGATTGTCACGGAGAAAATGATGCACCCATTCTGCCCAATTTAGGCATGTTCGCATCCTTTGATCCCCTGGCTCTGGACCAGGCCTGTGCAGATGCCTGTCTGAAAGCTGAACCGCTTCCTGGCAGTCAGCTATCTGAGAATATAGCAAAACCGGGCTTCGTTGATCATCATGATCATTTCATCAACTCCACTCCCGAATCCGAATGGCGTACCTGCTTAGCGCATGCAGAGAAAATCGGCCTGGGCACCCGGGATTATGAGCTTGTTATAATGAAATGA
- a CDS encoding DUF3276 family protein has product MGLRGEVFSTRFSTEKRTYFFNVKENRKGDLFLNIVESKKHGDIGGYERQSVIVFDDELEDFTRELNKAIDFMKKKS; this is encoded by the coding sequence ATGGGATTACGAGGGGAAGTCTTTTCAACCAGGTTCAGCACGGAAAAGCGTACCTACTTTTTCAATGTAAAAGAGAATAGAAAGGGTGATCTGTTTCTCAATATCGTGGAAAGCAAAAAGCATGGCGATATCGGTGGGTACGAACGTCAGTCGGTAATTGTTTTCGACGATGAGCTGGAGGATTTTACCAGAGAACTTAACAAAGCAATCGATTTCATGAAGAAAAAATCCTGA
- a CDS encoding ribonuclease HII, with translation MTTIEYCGIDEAGRGPLAGPVTAAAVILPAAFPVGLLDDSKKLSPAKRNIALKEILSSCSYGVGWVWPEEIDRINIHNASLLAMKRAFEAIDQKARTLVQIVQVDGKFPPKLDHPRIEAIIRGDQTHPHIQAASILAKEARDRWMIRYSWIEPAWHFERHKGYPTKLHRELCRQYGLSEIHRKSFRIFSS, from the coding sequence ATGACAACAATTGAATACTGCGGCATCGACGAAGCCGGCAGGGGTCCTCTTGCGGGCCCGGTAACCGCTGCAGCTGTTATTCTACCTGCAGCTTTTCCTGTCGGGCTACTCGACGATTCGAAGAAACTCTCACCGGCCAAACGAAACATCGCCCTGAAGGAGATTCTTTCCTCCTGCAGCTATGGTGTGGGCTGGGTGTGGCCGGAAGAGATCGACAGAATTAATATCCACAACGCCTCTCTCCTTGCCATGAAACGTGCTTTCGAAGCCATAGATCAGAAGGCCCGTACGCTCGTACAAATCGTTCAGGTCGATGGGAAATTTCCTCCGAAACTCGACCACCCGCGAATAGAAGCCATCATCAGGGGCGACCAAACCCACCCCCACATACAAGCGGCCTCAATCCTCGCTAAGGAGGCGCGAGACCGCTGGATGATTCGCTACAGCTGGATCGAACCGGCATGGCACTTTGAACGCCACAAAGGCTACCCAACAAAATTACACAGAGAACTCTGCCGCCAGTACGGCCTGAGTGAGATCCATCGCAAAAGCTTCAGGATTTTTTCTTCATGA